The Pseudomonas iranensis genome includes a window with the following:
- the rpsP gene encoding 30S ribosomal protein S16 has translation MLTIRLALGGSKKRPFYHLTVTDSRNPRDGSHKEQVGFFNPVARGQEIRLSVNQERVAYWLSVGAQPSERVAQLLKESAKAAA, from the coding sequence ATGCTAACAATCCGTCTTGCCCTTGGCGGCTCCAAAAAGCGCCCGTTTTACCACCTGACCGTAACCGACTCGCGTAACCCGCGTGACGGCTCCCACAAAGAACAGGTTGGTTTCTTCAACCCTGTTGCCCGTGGTCAGGAAATCCGTCTGTCCGTGAACCAAGAGCGCGTTGCCTACTGGCTGAGCGTTGGTGCACAACCTTCTGAGCGCGTTGCTCAGTTGTTGAAGGAATCTGCCAAGGCTGCGGCCTGA
- the rimM gene encoding ribosome maturation factor RimM (Essential for efficient processing of 16S rRNA), which translates to MNATPAPADDLIVIGKIYSVHGVRGEVKVYSFTDPTENLLQYKTWTLKREGNVKQVELVSGRGSDKFLVAKLKGLDDREEARLLAGYEICVPRNLFAELTEGEYYWYQLEGLKVIDTLGQLLGKIDHLLETGANDVMVVKPCAGSLDDRERLLPYTEQCVLAVDLEAGEMKVDWDADF; encoded by the coding sequence ATGAACGCGACGCCAGCCCCTGCCGATGATTTGATCGTTATTGGCAAAATTTATTCTGTTCATGGCGTTCGCGGCGAAGTGAAGGTTTATTCCTTTACTGATCCGACTGAAAACCTGTTGCAGTACAAAACCTGGACGCTCAAGCGCGAAGGCAATGTCAAACAGGTCGAGCTGGTCAGTGGACGCGGGAGCGACAAGTTCCTGGTCGCCAAGCTCAAGGGTCTCGATGATCGTGAAGAAGCTCGTCTTCTGGCCGGTTATGAGATCTGCGTGCCGCGCAACCTGTTCGCTGAATTGACCGAAGGCGAGTACTACTGGTACCAGCTGGAAGGTCTGAAGGTCATCGACACCCTTGGGCAACTGCTCGGGAAAATCGATCATCTTCTGGAAACCGGCGCCAATGATGTAATGGTCGTCAAGCCTTGCGCTGGCAGCCTGGATGATCGCGAACGCCTGTTGCCCTATACGGAGCAATGCGTGTTGGCCGTCGACCTGGAAGCGGGCGAGATGAAGGTGGATTGGGACGCGGACTTCTGA
- the trmD gene encoding tRNA (guanosine(37)-N1)-methyltransferase TrmD: MANLRVEVISLFPEMFSAIGDYGITSRAVKQGLLQLTCWNPRDYTTDRHHTVDDRPFGGGPGMVMKIKPLEDALAQAKAAAGEAAKVIYLSPQGRQLTQSAVRELAQSDALILIAGRYEGIDERFIEAHVDEEWSIGDYVLSGGELPAMVLIDAVTRLLPGALGHADSAEEDSFTDGLLDCPHYTRPEVYADQRVPDVLLSGNHAHIRRWRLQQSLGRTYERRADLLESRSLSGEEKKLLEEYIRERDDS, from the coding sequence GTGGCTAACTTGCGCGTAGAAGTGATCAGTCTGTTTCCCGAGATGTTTTCCGCCATTGGCGATTACGGCATCACCAGTCGTGCGGTCAAACAGGGGCTCTTGCAGCTGACCTGTTGGAATCCGCGAGATTACACGACGGATCGGCATCACACTGTGGACGATCGCCCGTTTGGCGGTGGTCCGGGCATGGTGATGAAGATCAAGCCCCTGGAAGATGCGCTGGCTCAGGCCAAGGCAGCAGCCGGGGAGGCGGCGAAGGTGATTTACCTGTCCCCCCAAGGCCGTCAACTGACTCAGTCGGCGGTACGCGAGCTGGCACAATCGGATGCATTGATCCTGATTGCCGGCCGCTACGAAGGCATTGACGAGCGCTTTATTGAGGCTCATGTCGATGAAGAGTGGTCGATTGGCGACTATGTACTGTCTGGCGGCGAGCTGCCGGCCATGGTCCTGATCGATGCGGTTACACGACTGCTGCCTGGAGCTTTAGGGCATGCGGATTCCGCTGAGGAAGATTCCTTTACGGATGGTCTGCTGGATTGCCCGCACTACACCCGACCGGAGGTGTATGCGGATCAGCGTGTTCCCGACGTGTTGCTGAGTGGCAATCACGCGCATATCCGGCGTTGGCGTTTACAGCAGTCCCTTGGTCGGACCTATGAACGACGCGCCGATCTTCTGGAAAGCCGCTCGCTTTCTGGAGAAGAGAAGAAGCTGCTCGAGGAATACATCCGCGAGCGGGACGATAGTTAA
- the rplS gene encoding 50S ribosomal protein L19 — protein sequence MTNKIILALEAEQMTKEIPTFAPGDTIVVQVKVKEGDRSRLQAFEGVVIAKRNRGVNSAFTVRKISNGVGVERTFQTYSPQIDSMAVKRRGDVRKAKLYYLRDLSGKAARIKEKLA from the coding sequence ATGACCAACAAAATCATCCTTGCACTCGAAGCAGAGCAGATGACCAAAGAAATCCCTACCTTCGCCCCAGGCGACACTATTGTCGTTCAGGTGAAAGTGAAGGAAGGCGATCGTTCCCGTCTGCAAGCGTTCGAAGGCGTTGTAATCGCCAAGCGTAACCGCGGCGTGAACAGTGCGTTCACCGTTCGTAAAATCTCCAACGGTGTTGGCGTAGAACGTACTTTCCAGACCTACTCCCCGCAGATCGACAGCATGGCTGTCAAACGTCGCGGTGACGTACGTAAAGCCAAGCTGTACTACCTGCGCGACCTGTCGGGTAAAGCAGCACGCATCAAGGAAAAACTGGCTTAA
- a CDS encoding cation:proton antiporter translates to MNEQQILLAFGGIGAAALGCQWLAWRLKLPAILFLLLTGILAGPLLGWLDPQEMFGPLLMPLVSLAVALILFEGSLTLHLSEWKEIGSVVHRLVTLGAISTWIVIAVATHFLLGFDWMLAILFGSLTLVTGPTVIVPMLRVVRPKASIANILRWEGIVIDPIGALLAVVVYSFIIASAEGHGLKQSLLTFGGVILCGAVFGVVGGWLLGTVIRRQWLPEYLHNLASLAAVLAIFICANQVMHESGLLAVTLMGMWLANMKGVDVRHILHFKENLSVLLISGLFILLAARLDLNALIGLGPLVLILLLVIQLIARPLNVLLSTAGSSLSWRERALLCWIAPRGIVAAAVSAIFAIRLDESGHEGALLLVPLTFAVIIGTVVLQSATARPLARLLKVAEPAPSGFLIVGANGPARELGKSLQQLGSRVLLTDSSWENIRAARMEGLPTYFGNPASQHADAHLDLVGLGHLLALSPSGELNTLAAMRFRHDFGHQRLFGLASGHESRRSDKHRASLEHRGNQLGSEALTYSKLAGQMGQGAELYSTTLTDGFGWEDYQALHGNRATLLFMRDDSGWVHVVTPETALKPGAGWTLQALIQPQGSSA, encoded by the coding sequence ATGAACGAGCAGCAAATTCTTTTGGCATTTGGCGGGATCGGCGCGGCGGCGCTGGGTTGTCAGTGGCTGGCATGGCGCCTGAAGCTGCCGGCCATTCTGTTTCTGCTGCTGACCGGCATTCTGGCCGGCCCGCTGCTGGGTTGGCTCGACCCGCAGGAAATGTTCGGCCCGCTGCTGATGCCACTGGTGTCGCTGGCAGTGGCGCTGATCCTGTTCGAAGGCAGCCTGACCCTGCACCTGTCGGAATGGAAAGAGATCGGCAGCGTCGTCCATCGACTGGTGACCCTCGGTGCGATTTCGACCTGGATCGTCATCGCGGTGGCCACGCATTTCCTGCTCGGCTTCGACTGGATGCTGGCAATTCTGTTTGGCAGCCTGACGCTGGTCACCGGTCCGACCGTGATCGTGCCGATGCTGCGGGTGGTGCGGCCAAAAGCGTCGATTGCCAACATCCTGCGCTGGGAAGGCATCGTCATCGATCCGATCGGCGCTCTGCTCGCGGTCGTGGTGTACAGCTTCATCATCGCCAGCGCTGAAGGCCATGGCCTCAAGCAAAGTCTTCTCACCTTCGGCGGGGTGATTCTCTGCGGCGCCGTGTTTGGTGTCGTCGGGGGTTGGCTGCTGGGGACAGTGATCCGGCGTCAGTGGCTGCCGGAATACTTGCATAACCTGGCCTCGCTGGCAGCCGTGCTGGCGATTTTCATCTGTGCCAACCAAGTGATGCATGAATCCGGACTGCTGGCGGTGACGCTGATGGGCATGTGGCTGGCCAACATGAAAGGCGTGGACGTGCGGCACATCCTGCACTTCAAGGAAAACCTCAGCGTGTTGCTGATTTCCGGACTGTTCATCCTGCTCGCGGCGCGCCTGGATCTGAACGCGTTGATCGGTCTGGGACCGCTGGTGTTGATTCTGCTGCTGGTGATCCAGCTGATCGCCCGTCCATTAAATGTTTTGCTCAGCACCGCCGGCTCCAGTCTGAGCTGGCGCGAACGAGCATTGCTGTGCTGGATCGCCCCGCGCGGAATCGTCGCTGCGGCTGTCTCGGCGATTTTCGCGATTCGCCTGGATGAATCCGGACATGAAGGCGCCCTGCTCCTGGTGCCGCTGACCTTTGCGGTAATCATCGGCACCGTGGTTTTGCAAAGCGCAACGGCGCGACCGCTGGCACGGCTGTTAAAGGTCGCCGAACCGGCGCCGAGCGGGTTTCTTATCGTTGGTGCCAATGGCCCGGCCCGTGAATTGGGCAAGTCGCTGCAACAGCTGGGCAGCCGCGTGCTGCTGACCGATTCGAGCTGGGAGAATATCCGCGCGGCACGCATGGAAGGCTTGCCGACCTATTTCGGCAATCCTGCGTCGCAGCATGCCGACGCGCATCTGGATCTGGTGGGATTGGGGCATTTGCTGGCACTGTCACCGTCGGGCGAGCTGAACACATTGGCGGCGATGCGCTTTCGTCATGACTTCGGTCATCAGCGCCTGTTCGGTCTGGCCAGCGGCCATGAAAGCCGCCGCAGCGATAAACATCGGGCGAGCCTGGAACACCGGGGCAATCAATTGGGCAGTGAGGCACTGACCTATTCGAAACTGGCCGGCCAGATGGGCCAGGGTGCCGAGCTGTACAGCACAACCTTGACGGATGGGTTTGGCTGGGAGGATTACCAAGCGCTGCATGGCAATCGCGCGACGCTACTGTTCATGCGTGATGACAGCGGCTGGGTGCATGTGGTGACACCGGAAACGGCGTTGAAGCCGGGGGCTGGGTGGACGTTGCAGGCGTTGATTCAACCGCAAGGTTCCAGCGCCTGA
- the xerD gene encoding site-specific tyrosine recombinase XerD produces MPAIDHPLIDQFLDALWLEKGLSDNTRDAYRSDLALFNGWLQEKNLELINAGRELILDHLAWRLEQNYKPRSTARFLSGVRGFYRYLLREKLISVDPTLRVDMPQLGRPLPKSLSEADVEALLKAPDLSEAIGQRDRAMLEVLYACGLRVTELISLTLEQVNLRQGVLRVMGKGSKERLVPMGEEAIVWVERYMRDGRGELLGGRPSDVLFPSQRGEQMTRQTFWHRIKHQAKVAGIGKSLSPHTLRHAFATHLLNHGADLRVVQMLLGHSDLSTTQIYTHVARARLQDLHAKHHPRG; encoded by the coding sequence ATGCCTGCCATCGACCATCCGCTGATTGACCAATTCCTCGACGCTTTATGGTTGGAGAAAGGCCTGTCCGACAACACCCGCGACGCCTATCGCAGTGACCTCGCGCTGTTCAACGGCTGGTTGCAGGAGAAAAATCTCGAGCTGATCAATGCCGGTCGCGAGTTGATCCTCGATCATCTGGCGTGGCGGCTGGAGCAAAACTACAAGCCGCGCTCCACCGCGAGATTTCTCTCCGGGGTGCGTGGCTTTTATCGCTATCTGCTGCGGGAAAAACTGATCAGCGTCGACCCGACGTTACGCGTCGACATGCCGCAACTGGGTCGGCCGTTGCCCAAGTCGCTGTCGGAAGCCGATGTCGAAGCACTGCTCAAGGCGCCGGATCTGAGCGAAGCCATCGGCCAGCGCGACCGCGCGATGCTGGAAGTGCTGTACGCCTGTGGCCTGCGCGTAACCGAGCTGATCAGCCTGACGCTGGAGCAGGTCAACCTCCGCCAGGGCGTATTGCGGGTGATGGGCAAGGGCAGCAAGGAGCGTCTGGTGCCGATGGGCGAGGAGGCGATTGTCTGGGTCGAGCGCTATATGCGTGATGGTCGTGGCGAGTTGCTCGGTGGCCGCCCCAGCGATGTGCTGTTCCCCAGCCAGCGCGGCGAGCAGATGACCCGGCAGACGTTCTGGCATCGGATCAAGCATCAGGCCAAGGTCGCCGGGATCGGCAAGTCGCTGTCGCCGCACACCTTGCGCCACGCGTTTGCCACGCACCTGCTCAACCACGGCGCGGACTTGCGCGTGGTGCAGATGCTGCTCGGGCACAGCGACCTTTCCACCACCCAAATCTATACCCATGTCGCCCGCGCCCGATTGCAGGATCTGCACGCCAAGCACCACCCACGCGGCTGA
- the dsbC gene encoding bifunctional protein-disulfide isomerase/oxidoreductase DsbC, which translates to MRLTQIFAAAAIALVSTFAVADDAADKAIRQSLEKLELEVPVESISASPLPGMYEVKLKGSRVLYASADGQYIVQGNLYQLANGKPVNLTEKTERLGISKLINAIPVAETVVYPAVGETKSHITVFTDTTCPYCHKLHAEVPELNKRGIEVRYVAFPRQGLNSPGDEQLQAVWCSKDKKAAMDKMVDGKEIKAAKCDNPVSKQFALGQSIGVNGTPAIVLADGQVIPGYQPAPQVAKLALGAK; encoded by the coding sequence ATGCGTCTGACCCAGATTTTCGCCGCCGCCGCCATTGCGTTGGTGAGCACCTTTGCCGTCGCCGACGACGCGGCTGACAAAGCCATTCGTCAAAGCCTGGAAAAACTCGAACTCGAGGTTCCGGTCGAAAGCATCAGTGCCAGCCCGTTGCCTGGCATGTACGAAGTCAAACTCAAAGGCAGCCGCGTGCTGTACGCCAGTGCCGATGGCCAGTACATCGTGCAGGGCAACCTGTATCAGCTCGCGAATGGCAAACCGGTCAACCTGACCGAGAAGACCGAACGCCTGGGCATTTCCAAATTGATCAACGCCATCCCGGTGGCCGAAACCGTGGTCTACCCGGCCGTGGGCGAGACCAAATCGCATATCACCGTGTTTACCGACACCACCTGCCCGTACTGCCACAAACTGCATGCCGAAGTGCCCGAGCTGAACAAGCGCGGCATCGAAGTGCGCTACGTGGCGTTCCCGCGCCAAGGCCTGAATTCTCCGGGTGACGAGCAGCTGCAAGCAGTGTGGTGCTCGAAAGACAAGAAAGCCGCGATGGACAAAATGGTCGATGGCAAGGAAATCAAGGCCGCCAAGTGCGATAACCCGGTTTCCAAACAATTCGCCCTCGGTCAGTCGATCGGCGTGAACGGTACACCGGCCATCGTTTTGGCCGACGGCCAAGTCATTCCGGGCTACCAGCCGGCGCCACAAGTCGCCAAACTGGCGCTGGGCGCGAAGTAA
- a CDS encoding homoserine dehydrogenase gives MNPVKVGICGLGTVGGGTFNVLQRNAEEIARRAGRGIEVAQIATRTPKPQFQTTGIAITNDVFEVATNPEIDIVIELMGGYTVARELVLKAIENGKHVVTANKALIAVHGNEIFAKAREKGVIVAFEAAVAGGIPVIKAIREGLSANRINWVAGIINGTGNFILTEMREKGRTFEDVLAEAQALGYAEADPTFDVEGIDAAHKLTILASIAFGIPLQFDKAYTEGITKLTTADVNYAEALGYRIKHLGVARSTDAGIELRVHPTLIPADRLIANVNGVMNAVMVNGDAAGSTLFYGAGAGMEPTASSVIADLVDVVRAMTSDPENRVPHLAFQPDSLSAHPILPIEACESAYYLRIHAKDHPGVLAQVASILSERGINIESIMQKEVEEHDGLVPMILLTHRVVEQRINDAITALEALAGVDGPVVRIRVEHLN, from the coding sequence GTGAATCCGGTCAAAGTAGGCATCTGTGGGTTAGGGACCGTCGGTGGCGGTACCTTCAACGTACTTCAGCGCAACGCCGAGGAAATTGCTCGTCGTGCCGGGCGTGGAATCGAAGTGGCACAAATTGCCACGCGCACGCCAAAGCCTCAGTTCCAGACGACCGGTATTGCGATTACCAACGATGTCTTCGAAGTGGCCACGAACCCTGAGATCGACATCGTCATAGAGCTGATGGGCGGCTACACCGTTGCCCGCGAGCTGGTACTCAAGGCCATCGAGAATGGCAAGCATGTGGTCACCGCGAACAAGGCGCTGATAGCCGTTCACGGTAATGAGATTTTCGCCAAGGCACGCGAGAAAGGCGTGATCGTGGCATTCGAAGCAGCGGTGGCCGGTGGCATTCCGGTGATCAAGGCGATCCGCGAAGGCCTGTCCGCCAACCGCATCAACTGGGTTGCCGGGATCATCAACGGCACCGGCAACTTCATCCTCACCGAAATGCGCGAGAAGGGCCGTACGTTTGAAGACGTACTTGCCGAAGCGCAAGCGCTGGGTTACGCCGAAGCTGACCCGACCTTCGATGTCGAAGGCATCGATGCCGCGCACAAGCTGACCATTCTGGCGTCGATTGCCTTCGGCATTCCGCTGCAATTCGACAAGGCTTATACCGAAGGCATCACCAAACTGACCACTGCCGACGTCAACTACGCCGAAGCGCTGGGCTATCGCATCAAGCACCTCGGCGTGGCGCGCAGCACTGACGCCGGCATCGAGTTGCGCGTGCACCCGACGCTGATTCCGGCCGATCGCCTGATCGCGAACGTCAACGGCGTAATGAACGCGGTAATGGTCAACGGTGACGCCGCCGGTTCGACGCTGTTCTACGGCGCTGGCGCTGGCATGGAGCCGACCGCTTCGTCGGTGATCGCCGACCTGGTCGACGTGGTTCGCGCCATGACTTCCGACCCGGAAAACCGTGTGCCGCACCTGGCCTTCCAGCCGGACTCGCTGTCGGCGCATCCGATCCTGCCGATCGAAGCCTGCGAAAGCGCTTACTACCTGCGCATTCACGCCAAGGACCATCCGGGCGTACTGGCCCAGGTGGCGAGCATCCTGTCGGAGCGCGGCATCAATATCGAATCGATCATGCAGAAGGAAGTCGAAGAGCATGACGGTCTGGTGCCGATGATTCTGCTGACCCACCGCGTGGTCGAGCAGCGCATCAATGATGCGATCACCGCGCTGGAAGCACTGGCTGGCGTTGACGGCCCGGTTGTACGGATCCGTGTCGAACATTTGAACTAA
- the thrC gene encoding threonine synthase, giving the protein MRYISTRGQAPALNFEEVLLAGLATDGGLYVPENLPRFTQEEIASWAGLPYHELAFRVMRPFVTGSIPDADFKKILEETYGVFAHSAVAPLRQLNGNEWVLELFHGPTLAFKDFALQLLGRLLDYVLEKRGERVVIVGATSGDTGSAAIEGCKHCENVDIFILHPHQRVSEVQRRQMTTIFGENIHNIAIEGNFDDCQEMVKNSFADQSFLKGTRLVAVNSINWARIMAQIVYYFHAALQLGGPARSVSFSVPTGNFGDIFAGYLARNMGLPINQLIVATNRNDILHRFMSGNQYVKETLHATLSPSMDIMVSSNFERLLFDLHGRNGAAIAGLMDSFKKDGSFSVEQERWTEARKLFDSLAVDDAQTCETIAEVYEQSGEVLDPHTAIGVKAARECRRSLDIPMVILGTAHPVKFPEAVEKAGVGKALELPAHLSDLFERNERCTVLPNDLKAVQAFVSQHGNRGKPL; this is encoded by the coding sequence ATGCGATATATCAGTACTCGCGGGCAGGCCCCGGCCCTGAATTTCGAAGAGGTCCTGCTGGCCGGTCTGGCGACCGATGGCGGTCTGTACGTCCCGGAAAACCTGCCACGTTTCACTCAGGAAGAAATCGCTTCCTGGGCCGGCCTGCCGTATCACGAACTGGCCTTCCGGGTGATGCGTCCGTTCGTCACCGGCAGCATTCCGGATGCCGATTTCAAGAAGATTCTCGAAGAAACCTACGGCGTGTTCGCCCACAGCGCCGTGGCGCCACTGCGTCAGTTGAACGGTAATGAATGGGTGCTTGAGCTGTTCCACGGCCCGACCCTGGCGTTCAAGGACTTCGCCCTGCAACTGCTCGGTCGTCTGCTCGATTACGTGCTGGAAAAGCGCGGTGAGCGCGTGGTGATTGTCGGTGCCACCTCTGGTGACACCGGTTCTGCGGCCATCGAAGGCTGCAAACACTGCGAAAACGTCGACATCTTCATCCTGCACCCGCACCAGCGAGTATCTGAAGTACAGCGTCGGCAGATGACGACGATTTTCGGCGAGAACATCCACAACATCGCCATCGAAGGCAACTTCGATGACTGCCAGGAAATGGTCAAGAACAGCTTCGCCGACCAGAGCTTCCTCAAAGGCACGCGTCTGGTGGCGGTGAACTCGATCAACTGGGCGCGGATCATGGCCCAGATCGTTTACTACTTCCACGCCGCACTGCAGTTGGGCGGTCCGGCGCGTTCTGTATCGTTCTCGGTACCGACCGGCAACTTCGGCGATATCTTCGCCGGCTACCTGGCGCGCAACATGGGCCTGCCGATCAATCAGTTGATCGTCGCGACCAACCGCAACGACATCCTGCACCGCTTCATGAGCGGCAACCAGTACGTCAAGGAAACTCTGCACGCCACGTTGTCGCCGTCGATGGACATCATGGTGTCGTCGAACTTCGAGCGCCTGCTGTTCGACCTGCACGGTCGCAACGGTGCGGCGATTGCCGGCCTCATGGACTCGTTCAAAAAGGACGGCAGCTTCAGCGTCGAGCAAGAGCGCTGGACCGAAGCGCGCAAGCTGTTCGACTCGCTGGCGGTGGACGACGCACAGACCTGCGAAACTATTGCTGAAGTCTACGAGCAGAGCGGCGAAGTCCTTGATCCGCACACCGCAATCGGCGTCAAAGCCGCGCGCGAATGCCGTCGTAGCCTGGACATTCCGATGGTGATCCTGGGTACTGCCCATCCGGTCAAGTTTCCTGAGGCAGTAGAGAAAGCGGGTGTAGGAAAAGCGCTCGAACTACCTGCACATCTTTCTGATTTGTTTGAGCGAAACGAGCGCTGCACGGTTCTGCCAAACGACCTGAAAGCCGTGCAAGCCTTTGTCAGCCAGCATGGCAACCGCGGCAAGCCACTTTAA
- a CDS encoding transporter substrate-binding domain-containing protein: protein MLFYRGLKPALGWLFLLAVLGWTHSAMAAQMALDQANVQVHVQPVELDAQERQWIRDNPKVTVASVQYPLYLFQDEHGQWSGLNNDVLKRVSAMTGLQFEHQESFSTDHMLERLQSGVADISTTLAMSDDRRLFLDFSHAFGGAGWVFVGHASAPSVESFEQLAKRVVVLPARHALEDVIRRDYPSIQIRSVKTYAEARALVESGEAYATIENEIGAQLYPLGMLKVGGLVEGKWEADHLAVRKGMPELLSILNKALEAFPAAELRAIRLKWLEGISPTPVPSIWQRLVEWACWVMGVVGVFGILSLVWSRRLAAVIKLRCEAEKELGDQLAFQHALIDSMPDPVFVRDLQGRLIICNRSYEEALSVRLDQMLGRMLVEVDALPEATARMLHDEFMAQLQTRKSRFSKRELLFNGGPREVYQWTVPFYSGDGKLRGLLGGWTDITQRRTESGCRCQQ, encoded by the coding sequence ATGCTGTTTTACAGAGGTTTGAAACCGGCACTGGGCTGGTTGTTTTTGTTGGCGGTGCTGGGGTGGACACACAGCGCCATGGCAGCGCAAATGGCACTCGATCAGGCGAATGTGCAGGTTCATGTGCAGCCTGTCGAACTGGACGCGCAGGAGCGGCAATGGATCCGCGACAACCCCAAGGTAACGGTGGCGTCGGTGCAATACCCGCTGTATCTGTTTCAGGACGAGCACGGGCAATGGAGCGGTCTGAACAATGATGTGCTCAAGCGCGTCAGTGCGATGACCGGGCTGCAATTCGAACATCAGGAATCATTTTCCACCGATCACATGCTCGAACGCCTGCAAAGCGGGGTTGCGGATATCAGCACGACGTTGGCGATGAGTGACGATCGAAGACTGTTTCTTGATTTCAGTCATGCATTCGGCGGGGCGGGCTGGGTGTTCGTCGGGCATGCCAGCGCGCCGAGCGTCGAGTCTTTCGAACAACTGGCGAAACGCGTGGTGGTGCTGCCAGCCCGCCATGCGCTGGAAGATGTAATCCGGCGCGATTATCCCTCGATTCAAATACGCTCGGTGAAAACCTACGCCGAAGCGCGGGCACTGGTCGAGAGCGGTGAGGCCTACGCCACGATCGAAAACGAAATCGGCGCGCAGTTGTATCCGTTGGGCATGCTCAAGGTCGGTGGTCTGGTGGAGGGCAAGTGGGAAGCCGATCACCTGGCTGTACGAAAAGGCATGCCGGAGCTGCTGAGTATTCTCAACAAGGCGCTGGAAGCTTTCCCTGCTGCGGAGTTGCGGGCGATTCGTCTCAAGTGGCTGGAGGGCATCTCGCCGACGCCCGTGCCGTCAATCTGGCAGCGATTGGTCGAGTGGGCATGCTGGGTGATGGGCGTGGTTGGTGTTTTCGGAATATTGTCGCTGGTCTGGAGCAGGCGTCTGGCGGCGGTGATCAAGTTGCGCTGCGAAGCGGAAAAGGAACTGGGCGATCAATTGGCCTTTCAGCACGCCCTGATCGATTCCATGCCGGATCCGGTGTTCGTGCGCGACCTGCAGGGACGCCTGATCATCTGCAATCGCAGCTACGAGGAGGCGCTGTCGGTGCGCCTGGACCAAATGCTGGGACGTATGCTGGTCGAGGTTGATGCATTGCCCGAAGCCACCGCGCGCATGCTTCACGACGAGTTCATGGCGCAATTGCAGACTCGCAAGTCGCGCTTCAGCAAGCGAGAGTTGCTGTTCAATGGCGGGCCTCGTGAGGTCTATCAGTGGACGGTGCCGTTTTACAGCGGTGACGGTAAATTGCGCGGTTTGTTGGGTGGCTGGACCGACATTACTCAGCGCCGGACCGAGAGCGGGTGCAGATGTCAGCAGTAA
- a CDS encoding response regulator, producing MRSLKVLILEPNPFQLMALHQMLNAIGIYDVLTAPSLASALSSLGHRGAVDIAICDPQLKGGDGLALIHHLAAHHEARALIMLGSVAQSLMSDLEPLLRQQRLRLLGRLQTPVSAVLMRGLLDSYLITPQELIEA from the coding sequence ATGCGCTCGCTTAAAGTCCTGATTCTTGAACCCAACCCGTTCCAGCTGATGGCATTGCATCAAATGCTCAATGCCATAGGCATCTACGATGTATTGACCGCGCCTTCGCTGGCGTCAGCCTTGAGTTCACTGGGGCATCGCGGCGCGGTCGATATCGCCATTTGCGATCCGCAGCTCAAAGGTGGCGATGGGCTGGCTTTGATTCATCATCTGGCGGCGCACCATGAGGCGCGTGCCCTGATTATGCTGGGCTCGGTCGCGCAGAGTTTGATGAGTGATCTGGAGCCGCTGCTCCGCCAGCAACGCCTGCGCCTGCTGGGACGGCTGCAAACGCCGGTTTCGGCGGTGTTGATGAGAGGTCTGCTGGACAGTTATCTGATCACCCCGCAGGAGCTCATCGAGGCCTGA
- a CDS encoding DUF3509 domain-containing protein, whose translation MESISLLLGEALSPYQVTLTPRGSHGECLVTLKNSSGAIVVEREFNQAQLSDKRLLTDVVDGLHRDVMIAEGRLEPCVIAALRNAALDKRPAL comes from the coding sequence ATGGAAAGTATCAGTCTATTGCTCGGTGAGGCTCTGAGCCCGTATCAGGTGACGCTGACCCCTCGCGGCAGCCATGGTGAATGTCTGGTGACGCTGAAGAACAGCAGCGGCGCCATTGTGGTGGAACGCGAATTCAATCAGGCCCAGTTGAGCGACAAGCGCTTGCTGACCGATGTGGTGGACGGCCTGCACCGTGACGTGATGATCGCTGAAGGACGGCTGGAACCTTGCGTGATTGCTGCGTTGCGCAATGCAGCTCTGGACAAGCGTCCGGCCCTGTAA